One Echeneis naucrates chromosome 16, fEcheNa1.1, whole genome shotgun sequence DNA window includes the following coding sequences:
- the ccdc77 gene encoding coiled-coil domain-containing protein 77 isoform X4 produces the protein MGSPNKDATPRRTNIQTPGREPDSPLPPINERLAYLRPSRELLEFYREKIAQFDVEHEELLQMLDKYRGITEDQHKLQQEVRQREEEIAELQNALSDMQVYLFQEREQSLRLYAENDRLKIRELEDRKKIQHLLTLVGPDAGEITYFHQEPPNKVTITQRNPQSRLEESVGLRPTKLRPSVNRKEIGRKTKSSEGVNGESLEQYKNDNQTLLLQVEALQAQMEEQTRLAKEQVESLLEDKRIKTEEAQAKQQRDEDRITLLTDKLQRTQNLLYESTKDYLQLKFDTRGHEKSWMVEKDRLLRELDSCHNRLRKAGSAGTELGRAWKPSSRTALLLPQPQSESQQAHKEELKAMQEDLKQAHRLAEMYREQCITLETELSQIREEGDVGREIFKERSDKMAKRLQLMTQRYEALEKRRVMEVEGFKADLKHLRQKFKDVEKQLLKVTLNIGPNQDLAILHEVRQTNSKTKKVQSELMALKAKIYALENELRFS, from the exons ATGGGATCTCCAAATAAAGATGCAACACCACGCAG AACCAACATTCAGACTCCTGGTCGAGAACCTGACTCCCCGTTACCCCCGATCAATGAGCGACTGGCATACTTGCGGCCATCCAGGGAGCTACTGGAGTTCTACAGAGAGAAGATTGCCCAGTTTGATGTGGAACATGAAGAACTGCTGCAGATGCTAGATAAATACAGAGGCATCACAGAGGACCAG CATAAGCTACAGCAGGAGGTACGACAGCGGGAGGAAGAGATTGCTGAGTTGCAGAACGCTCTGAGTGACATGCAGGTCTACCTTTTCCAAGAGAGAGAGCAGTCTCTCCGGCTTTATGCAGAAAATGACAGACTAAAGATCAG AGAGCTGGAGGACAGGAAGAAAATCCAACACCTCCTCACCCTGGTGGGTCCGGATGCAGGAGAGATCACATATTTCCATCAAGAACCTCCTAACAAG GTTACTATCACTCAGAGGAACCCTCAATCCAGATTAGAAGAAAGTGTTGGTCTCAGGCCGACAAAGTTAAGACCATCTGTGAATAGAAAAG AGAttggcaggaaaacaaaatcatcAGAAGGGGTAAATGGAGAAAGCCTGGAACAATACAAGAACGACAACCAGACTTTGTTACTACAG GTGGAGGCGCTACAGGCTCAGATGGAGGAGCAGACTCGTCTTGCCAAAGAGCAGGTGGAGTCCCTACTAGAGGATAAACGGATTAAAACAGAGGAGGCACaggcaaagcagcagagagacgaGGATCGAATCACATTACTGACTGATaa GCTACAACGAACCCAGAACCTGTTGTATGAGAGCACAAAAGATTATTTGCAGCTAAAATTTGACACACGGGGGCATGAGAAGAGTTGGATGGTAGAGAAGGACCGACTGCTGAGGGAACTGGACTCCTGCCACAACCGTCTAAGAAAAGCTGGATCTGCTGGCACTGAGCTGGGCCGAGCATGGAAGCCAAGCAGCAGGACTGCCCTGCTCCTCCCACAGCCTCAGTCAGAGTCACAGCAGGCACACAAAGAGGAGCTCAAG GCAATGCAGGAGGACCTGAAGCAAGCCCACCGTCTGGCAGAGATGTACAGGGAGCAGTGTATTACTCTGGAGACAGAACTGTCCCAAATTAGAGAGGAGGGGGATGTGGGCAGGGAAATATTTAAG GAGCGTTCAGACAAAATGGCCAAGCGGCTTCAGTTAATGACTCAGCGGTATGAAGCATTGGAGAAGAGAAGGGTCATGGAGGTGGAGGGTTTCAAGGCTGACCTGAAACATCTAAGACAGAAATTTAAAGATGTTGAAAAACAGCTGCTCAAG GTTACACTGAATATTGGACCCAACCAGGACTTAGCTATTCTTCATGAAGTACGGCAGACCAACAGCAAAACCAAAAAGGTTCAGAGTGAGCTGATGGCCCTGAAGGCTAAAATCTATGCACTGGAAAATGAGCTGAGATTTAGTTGA
- the ccdc77 gene encoding coiled-coil domain-containing protein 77 isoform X2 encodes MGSPNKDATPRRFSSYRTNIQTPGREPDSPLPPINERLAYLRPSRELLEFYREKIAQFDVEHEELLQMLDKYRGITEDQHKLQQEVRQREEEIAELQNALSDMQVYLFQEREQSLRLYAENDRLKIRELEDRKKIQHLLTLVGPDAGEITYFHQEPPNKVTITQRNPQSRLEESVGLRPTKLRPSVNRKEIGRKTKSSEGVNGESLEQYKNDNQTLLLQVEALQAQMEEQTRLAKEQVESLLEDKRIKTEEAQAKQQRDEDRITLLTDKLQRTQNLLYESTKDYLQLKFDTRGHEKSWMVEKDRLLRELDSCHNRLRKAGSAGTELGRAWKPSSRTALLLPQPQSESQQAHKEELKAMQEDLKQAHRLAEMYREQCITLETELSQIREEGDVGREIFKERSDKMAKRLQLMTQRYEALEKRRVMEVEGFKADLKHLRQKFKDVEKQLLKVTLNIGPNQDLAILHEVRQTNSKTKKVQSELMALKAKIYALENELRFS; translated from the exons ATGGGATCTCCAAATAAAGATGCAACACCACGCAG ATTTTCATCCTACAGAACCAACATTCAGACTCCTGGTCGAGAACCTGACTCCCCGTTACCCCCGATCAATGAGCGACTGGCATACTTGCGGCCATCCAGGGAGCTACTGGAGTTCTACAGAGAGAAGATTGCCCAGTTTGATGTGGAACATGAAGAACTGCTGCAGATGCTAGATAAATACAGAGGCATCACAGAGGACCAG CATAAGCTACAGCAGGAGGTACGACAGCGGGAGGAAGAGATTGCTGAGTTGCAGAACGCTCTGAGTGACATGCAGGTCTACCTTTTCCAAGAGAGAGAGCAGTCTCTCCGGCTTTATGCAGAAAATGACAGACTAAAGATCAG AGAGCTGGAGGACAGGAAGAAAATCCAACACCTCCTCACCCTGGTGGGTCCGGATGCAGGAGAGATCACATATTTCCATCAAGAACCTCCTAACAAG GTTACTATCACTCAGAGGAACCCTCAATCCAGATTAGAAGAAAGTGTTGGTCTCAGGCCGACAAAGTTAAGACCATCTGTGAATAGAAAAG AGAttggcaggaaaacaaaatcatcAGAAGGGGTAAATGGAGAAAGCCTGGAACAATACAAGAACGACAACCAGACTTTGTTACTACAG GTGGAGGCGCTACAGGCTCAGATGGAGGAGCAGACTCGTCTTGCCAAAGAGCAGGTGGAGTCCCTACTAGAGGATAAACGGATTAAAACAGAGGAGGCACaggcaaagcagcagagagacgaGGATCGAATCACATTACTGACTGATaa GCTACAACGAACCCAGAACCTGTTGTATGAGAGCACAAAAGATTATTTGCAGCTAAAATTTGACACACGGGGGCATGAGAAGAGTTGGATGGTAGAGAAGGACCGACTGCTGAGGGAACTGGACTCCTGCCACAACCGTCTAAGAAAAGCTGGATCTGCTGGCACTGAGCTGGGCCGAGCATGGAAGCCAAGCAGCAGGACTGCCCTGCTCCTCCCACAGCCTCAGTCAGAGTCACAGCAGGCACACAAAGAGGAGCTCAAG GCAATGCAGGAGGACCTGAAGCAAGCCCACCGTCTGGCAGAGATGTACAGGGAGCAGTGTATTACTCTGGAGACAGAACTGTCCCAAATTAGAGAGGAGGGGGATGTGGGCAGGGAAATATTTAAG GAGCGTTCAGACAAAATGGCCAAGCGGCTTCAGTTAATGACTCAGCGGTATGAAGCATTGGAGAAGAGAAGGGTCATGGAGGTGGAGGGTTTCAAGGCTGACCTGAAACATCTAAGACAGAAATTTAAAGATGTTGAAAAACAGCTGCTCAAG GTTACACTGAATATTGGACCCAACCAGGACTTAGCTATTCTTCATGAAGTACGGCAGACCAACAGCAAAACCAAAAAGGTTCAGAGTGAGCTGATGGCCCTGAAGGCTAAAATCTATGCACTGGAAAATGAGCTGAGATTTAGTTGA
- the ccdc77 gene encoding coiled-coil domain-containing protein 77 isoform X1, with product MGSPNKDATPRRFSSYRTNIQTPGREPDSPLPPINERLAYLRPSRELLEFYREKIAQFDVEHEELLQMLDKYRGITEDQHKLQQEVRQREEEIAELQNALSDMQVYLFQEREQSLRLYAENDRLKIRELEDRKKIQHLLTLVGPDAGEITYFHQEPPNKVTITQRNPQSRLEESVGLRPTKLRPSVNRKVEIGRKTKSSEGVNGESLEQYKNDNQTLLLQVEALQAQMEEQTRLAKEQVESLLEDKRIKTEEAQAKQQRDEDRITLLTDKLQRTQNLLYESTKDYLQLKFDTRGHEKSWMVEKDRLLRELDSCHNRLRKAGSAGTELGRAWKPSSRTALLLPQPQSESQQAHKEELKAMQEDLKQAHRLAEMYREQCITLETELSQIREEGDVGREIFKERSDKMAKRLQLMTQRYEALEKRRVMEVEGFKADLKHLRQKFKDVEKQLLKVTLNIGPNQDLAILHEVRQTNSKTKKVQSELMALKAKIYALENELRFS from the exons ATGGGATCTCCAAATAAAGATGCAACACCACGCAG ATTTTCATCCTACAGAACCAACATTCAGACTCCTGGTCGAGAACCTGACTCCCCGTTACCCCCGATCAATGAGCGACTGGCATACTTGCGGCCATCCAGGGAGCTACTGGAGTTCTACAGAGAGAAGATTGCCCAGTTTGATGTGGAACATGAAGAACTGCTGCAGATGCTAGATAAATACAGAGGCATCACAGAGGACCAG CATAAGCTACAGCAGGAGGTACGACAGCGGGAGGAAGAGATTGCTGAGTTGCAGAACGCTCTGAGTGACATGCAGGTCTACCTTTTCCAAGAGAGAGAGCAGTCTCTCCGGCTTTATGCAGAAAATGACAGACTAAAGATCAG AGAGCTGGAGGACAGGAAGAAAATCCAACACCTCCTCACCCTGGTGGGTCCGGATGCAGGAGAGATCACATATTTCCATCAAGAACCTCCTAACAAG GTTACTATCACTCAGAGGAACCCTCAATCCAGATTAGAAGAAAGTGTTGGTCTCAGGCCGACAAAGTTAAGACCATCTGTGAATAGAAAAG TAGAGAttggcaggaaaacaaaatcatcAGAAGGGGTAAATGGAGAAAGCCTGGAACAATACAAGAACGACAACCAGACTTTGTTACTACAG GTGGAGGCGCTACAGGCTCAGATGGAGGAGCAGACTCGTCTTGCCAAAGAGCAGGTGGAGTCCCTACTAGAGGATAAACGGATTAAAACAGAGGAGGCACaggcaaagcagcagagagacgaGGATCGAATCACATTACTGACTGATaa GCTACAACGAACCCAGAACCTGTTGTATGAGAGCACAAAAGATTATTTGCAGCTAAAATTTGACACACGGGGGCATGAGAAGAGTTGGATGGTAGAGAAGGACCGACTGCTGAGGGAACTGGACTCCTGCCACAACCGTCTAAGAAAAGCTGGATCTGCTGGCACTGAGCTGGGCCGAGCATGGAAGCCAAGCAGCAGGACTGCCCTGCTCCTCCCACAGCCTCAGTCAGAGTCACAGCAGGCACACAAAGAGGAGCTCAAG GCAATGCAGGAGGACCTGAAGCAAGCCCACCGTCTGGCAGAGATGTACAGGGAGCAGTGTATTACTCTGGAGACAGAACTGTCCCAAATTAGAGAGGAGGGGGATGTGGGCAGGGAAATATTTAAG GAGCGTTCAGACAAAATGGCCAAGCGGCTTCAGTTAATGACTCAGCGGTATGAAGCATTGGAGAAGAGAAGGGTCATGGAGGTGGAGGGTTTCAAGGCTGACCTGAAACATCTAAGACAGAAATTTAAAGATGTTGAAAAACAGCTGCTCAAG GTTACACTGAATATTGGACCCAACCAGGACTTAGCTATTCTTCATGAAGTACGGCAGACCAACAGCAAAACCAAAAAGGTTCAGAGTGAGCTGATGGCCCTGAAGGCTAAAATCTATGCACTGGAAAATGAGCTGAGATTTAGTTGA
- the ccdc77 gene encoding coiled-coil domain-containing protein 77 isoform X3 — MGSPNKDATPRRTNIQTPGREPDSPLPPINERLAYLRPSRELLEFYREKIAQFDVEHEELLQMLDKYRGITEDQHKLQQEVRQREEEIAELQNALSDMQVYLFQEREQSLRLYAENDRLKIRELEDRKKIQHLLTLVGPDAGEITYFHQEPPNKVTITQRNPQSRLEESVGLRPTKLRPSVNRKVEIGRKTKSSEGVNGESLEQYKNDNQTLLLQVEALQAQMEEQTRLAKEQVESLLEDKRIKTEEAQAKQQRDEDRITLLTDKLQRTQNLLYESTKDYLQLKFDTRGHEKSWMVEKDRLLRELDSCHNRLRKAGSAGTELGRAWKPSSRTALLLPQPQSESQQAHKEELKAMQEDLKQAHRLAEMYREQCITLETELSQIREEGDVGREIFKERSDKMAKRLQLMTQRYEALEKRRVMEVEGFKADLKHLRQKFKDVEKQLLKVTLNIGPNQDLAILHEVRQTNSKTKKVQSELMALKAKIYALENELRFS, encoded by the exons ATGGGATCTCCAAATAAAGATGCAACACCACGCAG AACCAACATTCAGACTCCTGGTCGAGAACCTGACTCCCCGTTACCCCCGATCAATGAGCGACTGGCATACTTGCGGCCATCCAGGGAGCTACTGGAGTTCTACAGAGAGAAGATTGCCCAGTTTGATGTGGAACATGAAGAACTGCTGCAGATGCTAGATAAATACAGAGGCATCACAGAGGACCAG CATAAGCTACAGCAGGAGGTACGACAGCGGGAGGAAGAGATTGCTGAGTTGCAGAACGCTCTGAGTGACATGCAGGTCTACCTTTTCCAAGAGAGAGAGCAGTCTCTCCGGCTTTATGCAGAAAATGACAGACTAAAGATCAG AGAGCTGGAGGACAGGAAGAAAATCCAACACCTCCTCACCCTGGTGGGTCCGGATGCAGGAGAGATCACATATTTCCATCAAGAACCTCCTAACAAG GTTACTATCACTCAGAGGAACCCTCAATCCAGATTAGAAGAAAGTGTTGGTCTCAGGCCGACAAAGTTAAGACCATCTGTGAATAGAAAAG TAGAGAttggcaggaaaacaaaatcatcAGAAGGGGTAAATGGAGAAAGCCTGGAACAATACAAGAACGACAACCAGACTTTGTTACTACAG GTGGAGGCGCTACAGGCTCAGATGGAGGAGCAGACTCGTCTTGCCAAAGAGCAGGTGGAGTCCCTACTAGAGGATAAACGGATTAAAACAGAGGAGGCACaggcaaagcagcagagagacgaGGATCGAATCACATTACTGACTGATaa GCTACAACGAACCCAGAACCTGTTGTATGAGAGCACAAAAGATTATTTGCAGCTAAAATTTGACACACGGGGGCATGAGAAGAGTTGGATGGTAGAGAAGGACCGACTGCTGAGGGAACTGGACTCCTGCCACAACCGTCTAAGAAAAGCTGGATCTGCTGGCACTGAGCTGGGCCGAGCATGGAAGCCAAGCAGCAGGACTGCCCTGCTCCTCCCACAGCCTCAGTCAGAGTCACAGCAGGCACACAAAGAGGAGCTCAAG GCAATGCAGGAGGACCTGAAGCAAGCCCACCGTCTGGCAGAGATGTACAGGGAGCAGTGTATTACTCTGGAGACAGAACTGTCCCAAATTAGAGAGGAGGGGGATGTGGGCAGGGAAATATTTAAG GAGCGTTCAGACAAAATGGCCAAGCGGCTTCAGTTAATGACTCAGCGGTATGAAGCATTGGAGAAGAGAAGGGTCATGGAGGTGGAGGGTTTCAAGGCTGACCTGAAACATCTAAGACAGAAATTTAAAGATGTTGAAAAACAGCTGCTCAAG GTTACACTGAATATTGGACCCAACCAGGACTTAGCTATTCTTCATGAAGTACGGCAGACCAACAGCAAAACCAAAAAGGTTCAGAGTGAGCTGATGGCCCTGAAGGCTAAAATCTATGCACTGGAAAATGAGCTGAGATTTAGTTGA
- the hdhd5 gene encoding haloacid dehalogenase-like hydrolase domain-containing 5 isoform X1: MQRFRPLKRGWQLLKSSCEGAAKQVNTSASRNYSHGHNSFGLLFDIDGVLVRGRTPIPAAKQCFKNLVDRDGKYKVPVLFVTNAGNCMRQTKAEHLSHVLGVEVSPDQVMLAHSPLRMFTKFHKMCVLVSGQGPVEEVAHNLGFQDVLTIDMLRDAYPLLDIVDHNRRPKGCIPSSKGLRPIDAVILFGEPIRWETNLQLIVDVLLTNGNPDNDWSSVQYPHIPVLACNMDLLWMAEAKNPRFGHGMFMVCLESLYKKVTGYELKYEALIGKPSIVTYNYAELLIRQQAESLGWTTPVKRLYAIGDNPMADIYGANLYNRYLQASQVAKAQKQAKSGGGSVNPLAETVDDVPKMTSAEFSGASGVYGAEDLPDECSSILVCTGVYSRDQQELPADTTQTVTEQRIFHGHRDFRFDPSLTQPSFVVQDVKEAVELVFRREGWPLE, from the exons ATGCAGAGATTCAGGCCTCTGAAAAGGGGCTGGCAGCTGCTGAAGTCCAGCTGCGAGGGAGCAGCAAAACAAGTAAACACCTCGGCCTCAAGAAATTACAGCCAT GGCCACAACTCCTTTGGGCTCCTGTTTGACATCGACGGGGTGCTGGTGCGCGGCAGGACACCCATCCCTGCAGCCAAGCAGTGCTTCAAGAATCTGGTGGATCGCGACGGCAAATACAAAGTGCCCGTGCTGTTCGTCACCAACGCCGGGAACTGCATGAGGCAAACCAAAGCTGAACACCTGTCACATGTGCTGGGGGTTGAG gtgtcTCCAGACCAGGTGATGCTGGCCCACAGTCCTTTGCGAATGTTCACTAAGTtccacaaaatgtgtgtgttggtgtcagGACAGGGTCCTGTGGAGGAGGTCGCTCACAA TCTGGGCTTTCAGGATGTCTTGACAATAGATATGCTCAGAGACGCATATCCGCTACTGGATATCGTGGATCACAACAGAAGACCCAAAGGCTGT ATTCCATCTAGCAAAGGGTTACGGCCAATAGATG CTGTTATCTTATTTGGAGAGCCAATCCGATGGGAGACCAACCTCCAGCTTATTGTTGATGTGCTCCTAACAAATGGGAACCCAGACAATGACTGGAGCTCGGTACAGTATCCTCACATCCCAGTCTTGGCCTGCAACATGGACCTGCTGTGGATGGCTGAGGCGAAGAATCCCAG GTTTGGTCACGGTATGTTCATGGTGTGTTTAGAGAGTCTGTACAAAAAGGTGACAGGCTATGAGCTGAAATACGAGGCTCTGATCGGTAAACCCAGCATAGTGACCTATAACTACGCTGAGCTGTTGATCCGACAGCAGGCAGAGAGTCTTGGCTGGACCACACCTGTGAAGAGGCTGTATGCTATAGG tGATAATCCCATGGCTGATATATATGGTGCCAACCTCTACAACCGCTACCTCCAGGCGTCCCAGGTTGCCAAGGCCCAAAAGCAGGCTAAAAGTGGTGGAGGAAGTGTAAATCCCTTGGCAGAAACTGTTGATGATGTACCTAAGATGACATCAGCAGAGTTCAGTGGCGCATCAGGTGTTTATGGGGCAGAAGACCTCCCAGACGAGTGCAGCTCCATCCTGGTGTGCACAGGAGTGTACAGCAGAGACCAGCAAGAGCTGCCcgcagacacaacacaaacagttacTGAACAACGCATATTCCACGGCCACCGGGACTTCCGGTTTGATCCCAGTCTAACACAGCCGTCCTTTGTTGTGCAAGATGTGAAGGAGGCAGTGGAGCTGGTGTTCCGTCGGGAGGGCTGGCCTCTGGAGTAA
- the hdhd5 gene encoding haloacid dehalogenase-like hydrolase domain-containing 5 isoform X2 has product MQRFRPLKRGWQLLKSSCEGAAKQVNTSASRNYSHVSDQGHNSFGLLFDIDGVLVRGRTPIPAAKQCFKNLVDRDGKYKVPVLFVTNAGNCMRQTKAEHLSHVLGVEVSPDQVMLAHSPLRMFTKFHKMCVLVSGQGPVEEVAHNLGFQDVLTIDMLRDAYPLLDIVDHNRRPKGCIPSSKGLRPIDAVILFGEPIRWETNLQLIVDVLLTNGNPDNDWSSVQYPHIPVLACNMDLLWMAEAKNPRFGHGMFMVCLESLYKKVTGYELKYEALIGKPSIVTYNYAELLIRQQAESLGWTTPVKRLYAIGDNPMADIYGANLYNRYLQASQVAKAQKQAKSGGGSVNPLAETVDDVPKMTSAEFSGASGVYGAEDLPDECSSILVCTGVYSRDQQELPADTTQTVTEQRIFHGHRDFRFDPSLTQPSFVVQDVKEAVELVFRREGWPLE; this is encoded by the exons ATGCAGAGATTCAGGCCTCTGAAAAGGGGCTGGCAGCTGCTGAAGTCCAGCTGCGAGGGAGCAGCAAAACAAGTAAACACCTCGGCCTCAAGAAATTACAGCCATGTGAGTGA CCAGGGCCACAACTCCTTTGGGCTCCTGTTTGACATCGACGGGGTGCTGGTGCGCGGCAGGACACCCATCCCTGCAGCCAAGCAGTGCTTCAAGAATCTGGTGGATCGCGACGGCAAATACAAAGTGCCCGTGCTGTTCGTCACCAACGCCGGGAACTGCATGAGGCAAACCAAAGCTGAACACCTGTCACATGTGCTGGGGGTTGAG gtgtcTCCAGACCAGGTGATGCTGGCCCACAGTCCTTTGCGAATGTTCACTAAGTtccacaaaatgtgtgtgttggtgtcagGACAGGGTCCTGTGGAGGAGGTCGCTCACAA TCTGGGCTTTCAGGATGTCTTGACAATAGATATGCTCAGAGACGCATATCCGCTACTGGATATCGTGGATCACAACAGAAGACCCAAAGGCTGT ATTCCATCTAGCAAAGGGTTACGGCCAATAGATG CTGTTATCTTATTTGGAGAGCCAATCCGATGGGAGACCAACCTCCAGCTTATTGTTGATGTGCTCCTAACAAATGGGAACCCAGACAATGACTGGAGCTCGGTACAGTATCCTCACATCCCAGTCTTGGCCTGCAACATGGACCTGCTGTGGATGGCTGAGGCGAAGAATCCCAG GTTTGGTCACGGTATGTTCATGGTGTGTTTAGAGAGTCTGTACAAAAAGGTGACAGGCTATGAGCTGAAATACGAGGCTCTGATCGGTAAACCCAGCATAGTGACCTATAACTACGCTGAGCTGTTGATCCGACAGCAGGCAGAGAGTCTTGGCTGGACCACACCTGTGAAGAGGCTGTATGCTATAGG tGATAATCCCATGGCTGATATATATGGTGCCAACCTCTACAACCGCTACCTCCAGGCGTCCCAGGTTGCCAAGGCCCAAAAGCAGGCTAAAAGTGGTGGAGGAAGTGTAAATCCCTTGGCAGAAACTGTTGATGATGTACCTAAGATGACATCAGCAGAGTTCAGTGGCGCATCAGGTGTTTATGGGGCAGAAGACCTCCCAGACGAGTGCAGCTCCATCCTGGTGTGCACAGGAGTGTACAGCAGAGACCAGCAAGAGCTGCCcgcagacacaacacaaacagttacTGAACAACGCATATTCCACGGCCACCGGGACTTCCGGTTTGATCCCAGTCTAACACAGCCGTCCTTTGTTGTGCAAGATGTGAAGGAGGCAGTGGAGCTGGTGTTCCGTCGGGAGGGCTGGCCTCTGGAGTAA
- the rab19 gene encoding ras-related protein Rab-19 isoform X2: protein MSLLCIDDSFDFLFKIILVGDSDVGKTCVVQSFKSGIFIEKQQNTIGVDFSVRTLDIDGKRVKMQVWDTAGQERFRTITQSYYRSAHGAMVAYDITRRSTFESVPHWIREVEQHGAASVVLILIGNKSDLHAQRQVLFEDACTLAENNNLLAALETSAKEAQNVEAAFILMARELLARNGMSITDEASQDRSQFMLSKSSHPVHGAASSDKKCGC from the exons ATGAGCCTTCTGTGCATAGAT GACTCTTTCGattttctatttaaaattaTCCTGGTTGGGGACTCTGATGTGGGGAAGACCTGTGTAGTCCAAAGCTTCAAGTCAGGCATATTCATAGAGAAACAGCAAAACACCATTGGGGTTGACTTTTCTGTTCGTACCCTGGACATTGATGGCAAGAGAGTAAAG ATGCAGGTGTGGGACACAGCAGGACAGGAGCGTTTCCGCACCATAACTCAGAGTTACTACCGCAGTGCCCATGGGGCCATGGTGGCCTATGACATTACCCGCCGCAGTACATTTGAGTCTGTTCCTCACTGGATCAGGGAGGTAGAGCAGCATGGAGCTGCTAGTGTGGTGCTGATACTCATTG GCAATAAGTCAGACCTCCATGCTCAGAGGCAGGTGCTGTTCGAGGATGCGTGCACTCTGGCTGAAAACAATAATCTCCTGGCTGCTCTAGAAACTTCAGCCAAGGAGGCCCAGAATGTGGAGGCAGCCTTCATCCTCATGGCCCGGGAGCTGCTGGCACGTAATGGCATGTCCATCACAGATGAAGCCTCTCAAGACCGGTCTCAGTTCATGTTGAGTAAGAGCTCCCACCCTGTCCACGGTGCAGCGTCCTCTGATAAAAAGTGTGGGTGCTGA
- the rab19 gene encoding ras-related protein Rab-19 isoform X1, with protein MQWCKWAGGWRSHLPRQSAEPEIEDSFDFLFKIILVGDSDVGKTCVVQSFKSGIFIEKQQNTIGVDFSVRTLDIDGKRVKMQVWDTAGQERFRTITQSYYRSAHGAMVAYDITRRSTFESVPHWIREVEQHGAASVVLILIGNKSDLHAQRQVLFEDACTLAENNNLLAALETSAKEAQNVEAAFILMARELLARNGMSITDEASQDRSQFMLSKSSHPVHGAASSDKKCGC; from the exons ATGCAGTGGTGCAAATGGGCTGGCGGTTGGAGGTCACACCTACCCAGACAG TCTGCAGAGCCAGAAATAGAGGACTCTTTCGattttctatttaaaattaTCCTGGTTGGGGACTCTGATGTGGGGAAGACCTGTGTAGTCCAAAGCTTCAAGTCAGGCATATTCATAGAGAAACAGCAAAACACCATTGGGGTTGACTTTTCTGTTCGTACCCTGGACATTGATGGCAAGAGAGTAAAG ATGCAGGTGTGGGACACAGCAGGACAGGAGCGTTTCCGCACCATAACTCAGAGTTACTACCGCAGTGCCCATGGGGCCATGGTGGCCTATGACATTACCCGCCGCAGTACATTTGAGTCTGTTCCTCACTGGATCAGGGAGGTAGAGCAGCATGGAGCTGCTAGTGTGGTGCTGATACTCATTG GCAATAAGTCAGACCTCCATGCTCAGAGGCAGGTGCTGTTCGAGGATGCGTGCACTCTGGCTGAAAACAATAATCTCCTGGCTGCTCTAGAAACTTCAGCCAAGGAGGCCCAGAATGTGGAGGCAGCCTTCATCCTCATGGCCCGGGAGCTGCTGGCACGTAATGGCATGTCCATCACAGATGAAGCCTCTCAAGACCGGTCTCAGTTCATGTTGAGTAAGAGCTCCCACCCTGTCCACGGTGCAGCGTCCTCTGATAAAAAGTGTGGGTGCTGA